Proteins co-encoded in one Halorussus vallis genomic window:
- a CDS encoding DMT family transporter — protein sequence MSESRTPAIFAPLLAATIWGGMYVASKWGFGLIPPVTLAFLRVVLGAGTLLLAVRLTRPERSFSRREWRRLGTLGLLVGLTMVTQFLGTDYTTASQGSLLTVLTPVFTLAFGASFLGERLTRRRLGGMALAAAGTMVVLGSRYELGSLGRENAAGVALLVVASAGWAAYTVVGTPLVRRYSALEVATYSTALSVPMVGVLVPLELGRAGTSVAAMVRSLGPLAVATVLYLGVASTALAWYLWYSGVERADASAVAVAFFAQPLVGSALGAALLGEALGPGFLLGGLVLAVGVYVVDSDASASPDDADVDGHGFES from the coding sequence ATGAGCGAGTCTCGCACGCCCGCTATCTTCGCGCCCCTCCTGGCGGCGACGATATGGGGCGGCATGTACGTCGCCTCCAAGTGGGGCTTCGGACTGATTCCGCCGGTCACGCTCGCTTTCCTCCGCGTGGTGCTCGGTGCGGGGACGCTGCTCCTGGCGGTTAGACTCACCCGGCCGGAGCGGTCGTTCTCGCGGAGGGAGTGGCGACGGCTGGGGACCCTCGGCCTGCTGGTCGGACTCACGATGGTGACCCAGTTTCTGGGGACCGACTACACTACCGCGAGTCAGGGGTCGCTGTTGACCGTGCTGACGCCCGTGTTCACGCTCGCGTTCGGCGCTTCGTTCCTCGGCGAGCGGTTGACCCGGCGGCGACTCGGCGGCATGGCGCTGGCGGCCGCGGGGACGATGGTCGTCCTCGGGAGCCGGTACGAACTCGGGTCGCTCGGCCGGGAGAACGCCGCCGGCGTGGCCCTGCTGGTCGTTGCCAGCGCCGGGTGGGCGGCATACACCGTCGTCGGGACGCCGCTGGTCAGGCGCTACTCCGCGCTCGAAGTCGCCACCTACTCGACGGCGCTCTCGGTGCCGATGGTCGGCGTCCTGGTCCCGCTCGAACTCGGTCGGGCAGGAACGTCGGTCGCGGCGATGGTCCGGAGTCTCGGCCCGCTGGCAGTCGCCACGGTGCTGTATCTGGGCGTCGCCAGCACCGCGCTGGCGTGGTACCTCTGGTACAGCGGCGTCGAGCGCGCCGACGCGAGCGCGGTCGCGGTGGCGTTCTTCGCCCAACCGCTGGTCGGGTCGGCGCTCGGGGCCGCACTGCTGGGCGAGGCGCTCGGACCGGGCTTTCTCCTTGGCGGACTCGTCCTGGCGGTCGGCGTCTACGTCGTCGACAGCGACGCATCGGCGTCGCCGGATGACGCGGACGTCGACGGGCACGGATTCGAATCGTGA